The following coding sequences lie in one Capsicum annuum cultivar UCD-10X-F1 chromosome 5, UCD10Xv1.1, whole genome shotgun sequence genomic window:
- the LOC124898511 gene encoding uncharacterized protein LOC124898511, with protein MKKKNVNDSNKEAPKSKGGNEKEPMVSKEMVDKEGDPKVVENDEFQSYPLPTMKVPPSFPQKLKKKEYNAKFKMFLSKLSNLSINIPLLEAIQEILGYAKLMKKLVSKKYLIDGKTIQSTDGCSAIMTSTIEENKEEPGAFTIPCTIGRHKFERALYDLGASINLMPYVDRFILPTDFIVLDCEIDQDIPIILGRRFLAIRRAIVDMELGEINFWVQDNDVSFQVYKTKIQYIELQVVSVIDLVGIKVNDGSLEDQT; from the exons atgaagaagaagaatgtaaATGATTCAAATAAGGAAGCTCCGAAGTCTAAAGGAGGGAATGAAAAAGAACCAATGGTAAGTAAGGAAATGGTTGATAAAGAAGGAGATCCGAAGGTGGTTGAGAATGATGAATTCCAAAGTTATCCGTTACCTACCATGAAGGTTCCCCCTTCATTCCCTCAAAAGCTAAAAAAGAAAGAGTACAATGCCAAATTCAAGATGTTCCTTTCTAAGCTTAGCAATCTATCAATTAATATCCCATTGTTAGAAGCCATTCAAGAGATTTTGGGATATGCTAAGCTTATGAAGAAGTTGGTATCAAAGAAATATCTTATTGATGGTAAAACTATACAAAGTACTGATGGGTGTAGCGCTATCATGACTAGCACTATAGAAGAGAATAAAGAGGAGCCTGGGGCCTTTACAATACCTTGCACTATAGGTAGACATAAGTTTGAAAGAGCCTTGTatgaccttggtgcaagcatcaatctcatgccCTAT GTGGACCGCTTTATTCTTCCAACAGACTTCattgttcttgattgtgagatAGACCAAGATATACCTATTATCCTTGGACGACGTTTCCTAGCAATCCGAAGAGCTATTGTTGATATGGAGTTAGGAGAAATAAACTTTTGGGTCCAAGATAATGATGTGTCCTTTCAAGTATACAAGACCAAGATACAATACATAGAACTACAAGTGGTGTCTGTCATTGATTTAGTAGGCATAAAGGTGAATGATGGGTCCCTTGAGGATCAaacttaa